The proteins below come from a single Aegilops tauschii subsp. strangulata cultivar AL8/78 chromosome 6, Aet v6.0, whole genome shotgun sequence genomic window:
- the LOC109787311 gene encoding uncharacterized protein isoform X1 → MAAAGDDAPAGLFSGVWSRLHAAASVWRRRGQASRDGEGEEEESTVRSRLARRAAAARRVGRKLAFVSFNLEVLVFVYAFWRARRRSLTWRQPIQVLPVLAVPALATLIYAAFVRFTRMLDLKDNRTLERLQEDKHQADGEPRESVDLKDKETLERLQEDKQRTECEPREFDRNNQNNVQSCDDVDDASNSLVGTDSAAQTAKLMKHRQSSIKHRDDGGADMAWGHSKDFQPAPSGGLRMRRLSSSKTYMTSSSFVERSVEKTQETPSVSAHLDQHVHVPISTEDTISYPFDDCRSMHAQPADTPQELSEGDGDEEGFDGIWDIVETRSNSSKENPISPVGSHNNFYDGDDSRSPASSPDDFVAHNSLNDFSPDLSGLVLPASETLKMLPPESVREEALLDPHKSEVLHMYSLSPKESPSPYAVNDKKLPISPDMGTYSELLGEGVEETESSMFRIPEESMPPFISEEVLLCPPAVSNIEHCLGTPEFSLCGQETERVEVVGSASFTNDSPELIFLSSPELVVESAEDAIEKELCELNTKEENAILISMEEEPLQDPLIVSTNTSEQCLETSDASLCIQDGNAREVTGIINFVTANPELMHSASPELLAEGDDDLKEDKASDLHLLEQNGLPLNIEKQPILDSLVADTAEDVEITEVRDVVKEGLFESEGEETFSHRMLVAASSNGDSNTENLITDSIGVQFIPNGDINDALEGGQEAFSEPLYHGTHHSEGMFLSSGDINNDEVYSLTPMESPTSYAVNDKELPIIPDVEIYPEFSVCGQETEKMEVAGSVSFMNVSPELSFSSSPELVVEGAEDTIEKELCESNRKEDNGIFINMEEEALQDPLTVSASTVEQCLETSDVSLRIQDANPKLMYPPSPEVLGEYNEEFKEDQTSDSHILEQNGLPFNFEKEPILDSPVADTAEDVEITGVHYVVKEGFSESEGEEAFNYQKLAVTDSEDDSDTQNLIIDSMPVKFIPNSDLNEVLEGGQEAFSQPLRQSTRHSEGMFLSSAEINNDEVYSSNSNSYANVVEDAAPSEGLSKFEDEMSIASLDTPICLDEVKSAAIVDIDIVSPKLSLQPELHDVGVEENELSKFHVPEEIRTPFNLEEQVLLSPVAVNNTEYCRETQEFSLYNQESEEREVVESVSYIKVSPESSLLSSPEFVGEGGEDAREKETRELNTNEENETLINLEEEPLQAAPVVSTTDQCLETSEFSLSSEVPKTTDVPDIVSFVTTSPELNYSASSELLSEGDRDLHEDETSDLHLHEQKALAFNLEEPFLDPLVVDTAEDALVTSELLIRSEEVKMTEVHGVVEEVFSESEDEAAFDHRNLFLASPADDSSAQNLTSNSTSAQVIPDTSVKEASQAGQPALLESPHESTCHSEGAFLSSGEVNHDEVKVEAPFAGQEGLPKSEDEIALTSLETSILLDEVTTAENLTANSGPSQSIPDSNGFQSLHDQEQAPSETLQDVNFLIEGSHTSSDEGINSEIFSLYSRSSSCVSEINMLESLRSGTSSEPENDRGLSFDERNRVIFHNLHSTENYTNNPATAESILETNMIETLNIADETTAGSPHEVSSNFLDSFVAPDVINGMTQSDQHLDLSSSSFAPVVDAFETLQSGQVFSEPQLENDVTFEQTQMSPKEVDDAENYFTNTIDDPQDSERTSTVALEDEDDLTLHKAYMSPEDISEVKNSLADDYASDLPHMPENHCFSEKVSPDSQDPLSSEENLVHPEGLKTENDLDGVKSSLYSTEANLAEPCGIAHEGTQQQDETMLGFEEANSEDHCDNSGSLDIPDVTVAESLQAAERSSSEILYDGMFSFEGTLISLDGDDNAEDFPNNSGSAMHTAQTDTTSLPGLQEGSFKPEDENAVNSISPYEVDTEESSSSNRGNSSSASSRNGISFMEAPQPQELPIDAGRKKVFLKDKEPKDGESEDMKEAAKDLDDDHERKPVVTISHSTGSSNVSELADLQYTESVDGDTETLSAPLPSSAATDI, encoded by the exons ATGGCCGCCGCCGGCGACGACGCGCCCGCGGGGCTCTTCTCCGGCGTCTGGTCCCGCCTCCACGCCGCGGCCTCCGTCTGGCGCCGCCGGGGCCAGGCCTCCCGCGACggcgagggggaggaggaggagtccaCCGTGCGGTCGCGCCTGGCgaggcgggccgcggcggcgcggcgggtcGGACGGAAGCTCGCCTTCGTCTCCTTCAACCTCGAG GTGCTGGTATTCGTTTACGCGTTCTGGAGGGCGAGGAGGCGGAGTCTGACCTGGAGGCAGCCCATCCAGGTGCTGCCCGTGCTCGCGGTCCCTGCTCTCGCCACGCTCATCTACGCCGCCTTCGTCCGCTTCACCAGAATGC TTGACCTCAAGGACAATAGAACGCTTGAAAGACTTCAAGAGGACAAGCATCAAGCTGATGGTGAACCAAGGGAGTCAGTTGACCTCAAGGACAAGGAAACGCTTGAAAGACTTCAAGAGGACAAGCAGCGAACTGAGTGTGAACCAAGGGAGTTTGACCGGAACAACCAAAACAATGTCCAG AGCTGTGATGATGTGGACGATGCTAGTAATTCTCTGGTTGGAACTGATTCAGCGGCACAAACTGCTAAGCTTATGAAACATCGCCAGTCGAGCATTAAGCATAGAGATGATGGTGGAGCAGATATGGCTTGGGGTCATAGCAAGGACTTCCAGCCAGCACCCTCGGGTGGACTAAGGATGAGAAGACTGTCAAGTTCAAAAACATACATGACCAGCAGCAGTTTTGTAGAAAGAAGTGTGGAAAAGACTCAGGAAACACCATCTGTCTCTGCACATTTAGATCAGCATGTCCATGTCCCTATTTCCACTGAAGATACTATTTCGTATCCTTTCGATGATTGCCGCAGCATGCATGCTCAACCTGCAGATACCCCTCAAGAATTGTCTGAAGGAGATGGTGACGAAGAAGGGTTTGATGGAATATGGGACATTGTGGAAACTCGTTCCAATTCCAGCAAGGAGAATCCCATATCTCCAGTTGgttctcataataatttttatgACGGAGACGATTCACGCTCCCCTGCATCTTCACCAGACGACTTTGTTGCTCATAATAGCTTAAATGACTTCAGCCCTGACTTGTCTGGTCTGGTACTACCTGCATCAGAAACCTTGAAAATGTTGCCTCCAGAAAGTGTCAGGGAGGAAGCATTGCTTGATCCGCACAAGTCAGAAGTGTTGCATATGTATTCTTTGAGTCCAAAGGAGAGCCCTAGTCCGTATGCAGTCAATGATAAGAAGTTGCCAATCAGTCCTGACATGGGGACCTATTCAGAGTTGCTTGGTGAGGGAGTCGAGGAGACAGAATCGTCCATGTTCCGTATACCAGAGGAAAGTATGCCGCCCTTCATCTCAGAGGAGGTTTTACTGTGCCCACCTGCAGTCAGTAATATCGAACATTGCTTGGGGACTCCAGAGTTCTCTTTGTGCGGTCAAGAGACTGAAAGAGTTGAAGTTGTTGGAAGTGCCAGCTTTACTAATGACAGTCCTGAGTTAATCTTCTTATCCTCTCCAGAGTTAGTTGTGGAGAGTGCTGAGGATGCCATTGAGAAAGAATTATGTGAATTAAACACAAAGGAGGAGAATGCTATTCTCATCAGTATGGAGGAGGAACCTTTGCAAGATCCACTCATAGTCAGTACTAATACTAGTGAACAATGCTTGGAAACTTCAGATGCCTCTTTATGCATTCAAGATGGCAATGCGAGGGAAGTTACTGGAATTATAAACTTTGTTACAGCCAATCCTGAATTAATGCACTCAGCATCTCCAGAGTTACTTGCAGAAGGTGacgatgacttaaaggaggataaAGCATCTGACTTGCACTTATTGGAGCAGAACGGCCTACCTTTAAACATCGAAAAGCAACCTATTCTGGATTCACTTGTAGCTGATACGGCCGAGGACGTTGAGATAACAGAAGTTCGTGATGTTGTCAAGGAAGGTTTGTTTGAATCAGAAGGCGAGGAAACATTTAGTCATCGGATGCTTGTTGCAGCTTCTTCAAATGGTGATAGTAACACTGAAAATTTGATAACTGACTCAATTGGTGTTCAATTTATTCCAAACGGCGACATAAATGATGCCCTTGAAGGTGGCCAGGAAGCATTTTCTGAGCCACTATACCATGGCACTCACCATTCTGAAGGAATGTTCTTATCTTCAGGGGACATCAATAATGACGAAGTCTATTCTTTGACTCCAATGGAGAGCCCTACTTCGTATGCAGTCAATGACAAGGAACTACCGATCATTCCTGATGTGGAGATCTATCCAGAGTTCTCTGTATGCGGTCAAGAGACTGAGAAAATGGAAGTTGCTGGAAGTGTCAGCTTTATGAATGTCAGTCCTGAGTTGAGCTTCTCATCTTCTCCGGAGTTAGTTGTGGAGGGTGCTGAGGATACCATCGAGAAAGAATTATGTGAATCAAACAGAAAGGAGGACAACGGTATATTCATCAATATGGAGGAGGAAGCTTTGCAAGACCCACTTACAGTCAGTGCCAGTACTGTCGAACAATGCTTGGAAACTTCAGATGTCTCTTTACGCATTCAAGATGCCAATCCTAAATTGATGTACCCACCATCTCCAGAGGTACTTGGAGAATATAATGAAGAATTCAAGGAGGATCAAACGTCTGACTCGCACATACTGGAGCAGAATGGCCTACCTTTTAATTTTGAAAAGGAACCTATTCTGGATTCACCTGTAGCTGATACTGCCGAGGACGTCGAGATAACAGGGGTTCATTATGTTGTCAAGGAAGGTTTTTCTGAGTCAGAAGGCGAGGAAGCATTTAACTATCAAAAGCTTGCTGTCACAGATTCGGAGGATGATAGTGACACTCAAAATTTGATTATTGATTCAATGCCAGTGAAATTCATTCCAAACAGCGACCTAAATGAAGTTCTTGAAGGTGGCCAGGAAGCATTTTCTCAGCCACTACGCCAAAGCACTCGCCATTCTGAAGGAATGTTCTTATCTTCAGCGGAGATCAATAATGATGAAGTCTATTCAAGCAACTCAAATTCATATGCTAATGTGGTGGAAGATGCTGCACCCTCTGAAGGACTTTCTAAGTTTGAAGATGAAATGTCTATTGCCTCTTTGGATACTCCCATCTGCCTGGATGAGGTTAAAAGTGCAGCTATTGTTGACATTGATATAGTCAGTCCTAAACTGAGCCTTCAACCAGAGCTGCATGATGTGGGAGTTGAGGAGAATGAATTGTCCAAGTTCCATGTACCAGAGGAAATCAGAACACCCTTCAATTTGGAGGAGCAAGTTTTGCTATCCCCAGTTGCGGTCAATAATACTGAATACTGCAGGGAGACTCAGGAGTTCTCTTTGTACAATCAAGAGAGTGAGGAAAGGGAAGTTGTTGAAAGTGTCAGCTATATTAAGGTCAGTCCTGAGTCGAGCCTCTTATCCTCTCCAGAGTTTGTTGGAGAGGGTGGTGAGGATGCTAGGGAGAAAGAAACACGCGAATTAAACACAAATGAGGAGAATGAGACACTCATCAATTTGGAGGAGGAACCTTTGCAAGCTGCGCCTGTGGTCAGTACTACTGATCAGTGCTTGGAAACATCAGAGTTTTCTTTATCTAGTGAAGTTCCCAAGACAACGGATGTTCCGGATATTGTTAGCTTTGTTACAACCAGTCCTGAATTAAACTACTCTGCATCTTCAGAGTTACTTTCAGAGGGGGACAGGGACTTACACGAGGATGAAACGTCCGACTTGCACTTACATGAGCAGAAGGCCCTAGCTTTTAATTTGGAGGAGCCTTTTCTGGATCCACTTGTAGTTGATACTGCTGAAGATGCGTTAGTTACATCAGAACTTTTGATACGTAGTGAAGAGGTTAAGATGACAGAAGTTCATGGAGTTGTCGAGGAAGTTTTCTCTGAATCAGAAGACGAGGCAGCGTTTGATCATCGAAACCTTTTTCTTGCCTCTCCAGCTGATGATAGTTCCGCCCAAAATTTGACAAGTAATTCAACATCTGCCCAGGTAATTCCAGACACGAGTGTAAAGGAAGCTTCTCAAGCTGGTCAGCCAGCATTGCTTGAGTCACCACACGAAAGCACTTGTCATTCTGAAGGAGCATTCTTATCTTCAGGTGAGGTCAATCATGATGAAGTGAAAGTCGAAGCACCATTTGCTGGTCAGGAAGGACTTCCTAAGTCTGAAGATGAAATAGCTTTGACTTCTCTAGAGACTTCCATCTTGCTCGATGAGGTTACAACTGCAGAAAATTTGACGGCCAACTCTGGACCTTCTCAGTCTATCCCAGACAGCAACGGTTTTCAATCTCTTCACGACCAGGAACAAGCTCCATCTGAAACACTACAGGACGTTAATTTTCTTATCGAGGGAAGTCACACATCCTCAGATGAGGGCATAAACTCTGAAATATTTTCGCTCTATTCCAGGTCATCTTCATGTGTTTCAGAGATCAACATGCTGGAATCTCTCAGAAGTGGAACATCTTCTGAACCAGAAAATGATCGTGGTTTAAGCTTTGATGAGAGGAACCGTGTGATATTTCACAACCTGCACAGTACAGAAAATTACACAAACAATCCAGCGACTGCTGAATCTATCCTGGAGACCAACATGATTGAAACTCTTAATATTGCTGATGAAACAACTGCTGGTTCACCGCACGAAGTTTCTTCAAACTTTCTGGACTCTTTTGTAGCTCCAGATGTAATCAATGGCATGACACAATCAGATCAACACTTGGACTTATCATCCTCTTCATTTGCTCCAGTGGTTGATGCATTTGAAACATTGCAAAGTGGTCAGGTTTTTTCTGAGCCTCAACTTGAAAATGATGTTACGTTTGAGCAGACCCAAATGTCCCCTAAGGAGGTTGACGATGCTGAAAACTATTTCACCAATACAATTGATGATCCTCAAGATAGTGAGAGAACATCAACTGTAGCTTTGGAAGATGAAGATGATTTAACTCTTCATAAGGCTTACATGTCTCCTGAAGATATCAGCGAAGTCAAAAATTCTTTGGCTGATGATTATGCTTCAGATCTTCCTCACATGCCAGAGAACCACTGCTTCAGCGAAAAAGTATCACCTGACTCTCAGGACCCCTTAAGTTCTGAGGAGAATTTGGTTCATCCAGAGGGTTTGAAAACTGAAAATGATTTAGACGGTGTAAAGTCATCCTTGTATTCTACAGAGGCCAACTTGGCTGAACCTTGTGGCATTGCTCACGAAGGAACTCAGCAACAAGATGAAACCATGTTGGGTTTTGAGGAAGCCAATTCTGAAGATCACTGTGACAATTCAGGGTCCCTAGATATTCCAGATGTCACTGTGGCGGAGAGTCTTCAAGCCGCAGAGAGATCGTCATCTGAGATACTTTACGATGGCATGTTCAGTTTCGAGGGGACGTTAATATCTCTAGATGGTGATGACAATGCTGAGGATTTTCCTAACAATTCaggttctgctatgcatactgcACAGACCGATACAACAAGTCTCCCTGGTCTTCAAGAAGGGTCTTTCAAGCCAGAAGATGAAAATGCAGTTAATTCTATCTCCCCGTACGAGGTTGATACTGAAGAATCAAGTAGCTCAAATCGTGGTAATTCCAGCTCCGCTTCATCTCGTAATGGCATCAGCTTCATGGAGGCTCCCCAGCCCCAGGAACTGCCTATAGACGCTGGAAGGAAAAAAG TTTTCCTCAAGGATAAGGAACCAAAAGACGGTGAATCTGAGGACATGAAAGAGGCTGCCAAAGATTTGGACGACGACCATGAG AGGAAACCAGTAGTTACAATCAGTCATAGCACTGGGAGCAGTAATGTATCTGAGCTAGCTGATTTGCAGTACACAGAGTCGGTTGATGGTGATACTGAAACTCTTAGTGCTCCTCTACCTTCATCTGCTGCAACAGATATTTGA